In Phaeobacter piscinae, one genomic interval encodes:
- a CDS encoding ArsR/SmtB family transcription factor, whose translation MSDPLDTVFAALADPTRRSILTMLLEDDMAVTDVAEPFDMSLAAISKHLMILTRAGLIAQEKRGRVKWCKLQPDAMRSASVWMQGFGQFEPVNLDAFERFLETELGSPTADPASE comes from the coding sequence ATGAGCGATCCTCTTGATACCGTATTTGCCGCCCTTGCGGACCCAACCCGGCGCAGCATTCTGACCATGCTGCTGGAGGACGACATGGCCGTCACCGATGTTGCTGAACCGTTTGACATGTCGCTCGCGGCGATCTCCAAACACCTGATGATCCTGACACGGGCAGGCCTCATTGCGCAGGAAAAACGTGGCCGCGTGAAGTGGTGCAAGCTGCAGCCGGACGCCATGCGGTCCGCCTCCGTCTGGATGCAGGGGTTTGGTCAGTTCGAGCCCGTCAATCTGGACGCGTTTGAGCGCTTTCTGGAAACCGAACTCGGCAGCCCGACAGCAGATCCCGCCTCCGAGTGA
- a CDS encoding FadR/GntR family transcriptional regulator, producing MPFQKVQPEKLSASVVRQIEQFILRGILTPGERLPAERELAERLGVSRPSLRDALAELQDRGLLVSRAGAGVFVADVLGSAFSPALVQLFASHDEAVFDYLSFRRDLEGLAAERAAKYGSNYDLEVIQTIFDKMEQAGDPAISEEAAALDAQFHSAIMDASHNVVMLHMMRSMFELLREGVFYNRRVMFQQHTTRDALLAQHSAINAALQARDPSAARAAVETHLDYVKQALTDHQRALRNAEVAKQRLQHEISKT from the coding sequence ATGCCCTTTCAAAAAGTACAGCCCGAAAAACTCTCTGCGTCTGTGGTGCGCCAGATTGAGCAGTTCATCCTGCGCGGCATCCTCACACCCGGCGAACGGCTCCCTGCCGAGCGGGAGTTGGCGGAGCGTCTGGGGGTCTCACGGCCCTCGTTGCGCGATGCGCTGGCCGAATTGCAAGATCGCGGTCTACTGGTCTCGCGGGCGGGCGCCGGAGTGTTTGTCGCCGATGTGCTTGGCTCTGCGTTTTCACCGGCCTTGGTTCAGTTGTTTGCAAGCCATGATGAGGCGGTTTTCGACTACCTCAGCTTTCGCCGAGATTTGGAAGGCCTGGCCGCCGAGCGCGCCGCCAAATACGGATCCAATTACGATTTGGAAGTGATCCAGACGATTTTCGACAAGATGGAGCAGGCTGGTGATCCCGCCATCTCAGAAGAGGCAGCCGCGCTCGACGCCCAGTTCCATTCCGCAATCATGGATGCGAGCCACAATGTGGTCATGCTGCATATGATGCGCTCGATGTTTGAGCTGCTGCGTGAAGGTGTTTTCTATAATCGTCGCGTTATGTTCCAACAGCACACCACGCGCGATGCCCTCTTGGCCCAGCACAGCGCCATCAACGCCGCGCTACAGGCCCGCGACCCTTCGGCAGCACGGGCCGCTGTTGAAACCCATCTGGACTATGTGAAGCAGGCCCTGACTGACCATCAGCGCGCCCTGCGCAATGCAGAGGTGGCCAAGCAACGTCTGCAGCATGAAATCAGCAAAACCTGA
- a CDS encoding acyltransferase → MRAHPTAIVSPKAKIHPSVEIGPFSIVHDNVEIGAGTNIGSNCELGVATRLGDGSPLRIGEESTIRSHSVFYESSSFGDGLVTGHRVTVRELTQAGRGFQIGTLSDIQGHCTIGDYVRLHSNVHIGQKSVVEDYVWIFPYVVLTNDPHPPSEVLLGARIKSFAVIATMTTVLPGVTVGEGALVGACSAVTKDVADHRIAVGNPAVDRGDANRVRLKDGTDRAAYPWKSHFHRGYPEAVVAEWMASLPKS, encoded by the coding sequence ATGCGCGCCCATCCGACGGCCATTGTCAGCCCCAAGGCCAAGATCCACCCGAGCGTCGAAATCGGCCCCTTTTCGATCGTTCATGACAACGTTGAAATTGGCGCGGGGACCAACATCGGAAGCAATTGTGAGCTGGGCGTCGCAACCCGTCTGGGGGATGGCTCTCCGTTGCGCATCGGGGAAGAGTCGACGATCCGCTCCCATAGCGTTTTCTACGAAAGCTCAAGCTTCGGTGACGGCCTGGTGACCGGGCATCGGGTCACAGTGCGCGAACTCACCCAGGCTGGGCGCGGGTTTCAGATCGGCACACTGAGCGATATCCAGGGTCATTGCACTATTGGGGACTACGTGCGGCTGCACAGCAATGTGCACATCGGACAAAAGAGCGTTGTTGAAGACTACGTTTGGATCTTTCCCTACGTCGTGCTGACCAATGATCCGCATCCGCCGAGCGAGGTCTTACTGGGCGCGCGGATCAAATCATTTGCTGTGATCGCCACGATGACCACTGTTCTGCCGGGAGTCACTGTCGGGGAGGGGGCCCTGGTGGGTGCGTGCAGCGCCGTCACCAAAGATGTTGCAGATCATCGGATCGCGGTTGGCAACCCCGCCGTTGACCGGGGAGATGCCAACCGGGTTCGCCTGAAGGATGGCACTGACCGGGCGGCCTATCCGTGGAAATCCCATTTCCACCGAGGATACCCCGAGGCCGTCGTTGCCGAGTGGATGGCGTCTTTACCCAAATCCTGA
- a CDS encoding LysR family transcriptional regulator translates to MENWDEVRTAYQVARMGTVSGAAEVLGVHHATVIRHVDAIEARLGVKLFQRHARGYTPTEAGQDLLRVAQATDDQFGQLVGRLKGHGDAVSGELVVTSLSSMSTLLVPALTEFQRQHPELVIRFLTGSRLFRLEYGEAHVAIRAGSPPEQPDNVVQPFMRQQHGLYASASYIERFGPLKGLDDMSNHRFICNDDIDSRAPYSRWLRAHAPESALSFRCVNAVSMQEALLAGAGIGFLTRWEAERHPGLTQMMEPLPEWAGELWLVTHVDLHRTTKVQSFLSFLKAEAKAWTA, encoded by the coding sequence ATGGAAAACTGGGACGAGGTACGCACCGCCTATCAGGTGGCTCGGATGGGAACCGTGAGCGGCGCCGCCGAGGTGTTGGGCGTCCATCACGCGACAGTCATCCGCCACGTCGATGCAATTGAGGCGCGTCTCGGCGTCAAGCTGTTCCAGCGCCACGCTCGTGGTTACACCCCGACCGAGGCCGGCCAAGATCTGCTGCGGGTGGCGCAGGCCACGGATGATCAGTTTGGTCAGCTGGTTGGTCGGCTCAAAGGGCATGGGGATGCGGTATCCGGCGAATTGGTCGTGACCTCGCTGTCCTCGATGTCGACACTGCTGGTGCCCGCGCTCACGGAATTTCAGCGTCAACACCCCGAGTTGGTGATCCGCTTTCTGACCGGTAGCCGCCTGTTTCGACTGGAATACGGGGAGGCGCATGTCGCGATCCGCGCCGGATCTCCGCCGGAACAGCCCGACAATGTGGTTCAGCCCTTCATGCGGCAACAACACGGGCTTTACGCCAGTGCCTCATATATTGAACGGTTCGGTCCGCTGAAAGGGCTGGACGATATGTCCAACCATCGGTTCATCTGCAATGACGACATAGATAGCCGGGCGCCTTATTCCCGCTGGCTGCGTGCCCACGCGCCCGAGAGTGCGCTGTCGTTTCGCTGCGTGAACGCCGTCTCGATGCAGGAGGCTCTGCTGGCAGGAGCGGGGATTGGTTTCCTGACCCGCTGGGAGGCGGAGCGGCATCCTGGGTTGACCCAGATGATGGAACCCCTGCCAGAGTGGGCGGGCGAATTGTGGCTTGTCACCCATGTTGATCTGCACCGCACAACCAAGGTGCAGAGTTTCCTCAGCTTCCTGAAAGCCGAAGCGAAGGCCTGGACCGCATGA
- a CDS encoding F0F1 ATP synthase subunit A yields MGKLIFGAAFLLVLASGLFFAPAIPGLQIHPTDQFLVKPLGGAGELNFYTPTNVTLWMGLAIVAIFALMVLGSAKRAIVPSRIQSVAELAYGFIYKMVEDVTGKDGLKFFPYIMTLFMFILTANMLGLIPGSFTTTSHFAVTAVLAMLVFVTVTVTGFVLHGTKFLGLFWVGSAPLALRPVLAIIELISYFVRPVSHCIRLAGNVMAGHAVLKVFAGFAGALGLFSFLPIFAITAVYALEVLVAFIQAYVFTILTCVYLKDALHPSH; encoded by the coding sequence ATGGGCAAACTAATCTTTGGTGCAGCTTTTCTGCTGGTACTTGCGTCTGGGCTGTTCTTTGCCCCCGCTATTCCGGGCCTCCAGATCCATCCGACTGACCAGTTCCTGGTCAAGCCGCTGGGTGGCGCAGGTGAGCTGAACTTCTACACTCCGACCAACGTGACCCTCTGGATGGGTCTTGCGATTGTCGCGATCTTCGCGCTGATGGTTCTGGGGTCTGCAAAACGCGCGATTGTCCCGTCGCGCATCCAGTCGGTTGCTGAACTCGCCTATGGCTTCATCTATAAGATGGTCGAAGACGTGACCGGCAAAGACGGTCTGAAGTTCTTCCCCTATATCATGACCCTGTTCATGTTCATCCTGACCGCGAACATGCTGGGCCTGATCCCGGGCAGCTTCACGACCACATCGCATTTTGCCGTGACTGCAGTTCTGGCCATGCTGGTGTTCGTGACCGTGACCGTGACTGGTTTTGTGCTGCACGGGACTAAGTTTCTGGGCCTGTTCTGGGTTGGCTCCGCACCGCTGGCATTGCGCCCGGTGCTCGCGATCATCGAACTGATTTCCTATTTTGTGCGTCCTGTCAGCCACTGCATTCGTCTTGCGGGTAACGTGATGGCGGGCCACGCGGTTCTGAAGGTATTCGCAGGTTTTGCAGGCGCATTGGGCCTGTTCAGCTTCCTGCCGATCTTTGCCATCACCGCGGTTTACGCACTCGAAGTTCTCGTGGCCTTCATTCAGGCCTACGTGTTCACCATTCTGACCTGCGTGTACCTGAAGGACGCGCTGCACCCGTCGCACTAA
- a CDS encoding F0F1 ATP synthase subunit B': MATQTQDAGHGAAEAAHGSGGMPQLDFSTYANQIFWLVVTLVVIYFILSRIALPRIAAVLAERQGTITNDLAAAEDLKAKAVEAETAYNQALADARAEAQRIAAETRAEIQADLDEAIAKADAQIAAKAVESEAVIAEIKAGAIASVEAVAVDTAAEIVATFGGKADEKAVAAAVADRMKG, encoded by the coding sequence ATGGCAACTCAGACGCAGGACGCAGGTCACGGTGCCGCAGAGGCCGCCCACGGTTCGGGCGGTATGCCGCAGCTGGACTTCTCGACCTATGCGAACCAGATCTTCTGGCTCGTGGTCACGCTCGTCGTGATCTATTTCATCCTGTCGCGCATCGCGCTGCCCCGCATTGCGGCAGTGTTGGCCGAGCGTCAGGGAACCATTACCAACGACCTCGCCGCGGCTGAAGACCTGAAGGCCAAAGCCGTAGAGGCCGAAACCGCTTATAACCAAGCTCTGGCAGATGCCCGTGCAGAGGCTCAGCGCATCGCTGCTGAAACCCGTGCGGAAATTCAGGCAGATCTGGATGAGGCCATTGCCAAGGCAGACGCACAGATTGCGGCCAAGGCAGTGGAATCAGAAGCCGTCATCGCCGAGATCAAGGCCGGTGCCATCGCCAGCGTCGAAGCCGTCGCTGTTGATACCGCCGCTGAGATCGTCGCCACCTTTGGTGGCAAGGCAGACGAAAAAGCCGTCGCAGCTGCGGTTGCCGACCGGATGAAAGGATAA
- a CDS encoding DMT family transporter — MTPSYRGHLAMLVFSALVAGSFSLGAMVANDIAPMALNAIRFVIAAVVIGIAAQLTHGLRRKDFVAPWRFLVLGGLFAIYFVLMFYGLQTAAPVSAAAVFTLTPVLSGVFGWILLRQITTWRMALALAIGAVGAIWVIFRGDPSAIWAFEIGRGEMIYFWGCVAHAAYTPMVRLLNRGEPAVVFTFGMLVAGAIILLVVGWGDIRATDWTGLSPLVWVVLLYVALIASAATFVLLQYATLHLPSAKVMAYTYLTPSWVILWEIALGRPAPSGIVALGVVCTIWALWLLLREGRSAVPNTQSG; from the coding sequence ATGACACCGAGCTATCGCGGTCATCTCGCAATGCTGGTGTTTTCGGCCTTGGTGGCCGGATCGTTTTCGCTTGGCGCGATGGTGGCCAATGACATCGCTCCCATGGCCCTCAATGCCATTCGGTTTGTGATTGCTGCGGTGGTGATCGGCATTGCGGCACAGCTCACCCATGGCCTGCGGCGCAAAGATTTTGTGGCGCCTTGGCGTTTCCTCGTGCTGGGGGGGCTGTTTGCCATCTACTTCGTGCTGATGTTCTACGGATTGCAAACCGCCGCGCCAGTGAGTGCGGCTGCGGTATTTACACTTACACCGGTGCTGAGTGGGGTTTTCGGATGGATCCTGCTACGCCAGATCACGACATGGCGGATGGCGCTGGCGTTGGCGATTGGTGCTGTGGGGGCAATCTGGGTGATTTTTCGCGGCGACCCGTCGGCCATCTGGGCCTTTGAAATTGGCCGTGGAGAGATGATATATTTCTGGGGATGTGTGGCCCACGCCGCCTATACGCCGATGGTACGCTTGCTGAACCGGGGCGAGCCCGCGGTGGTGTTCACCTTCGGGATGTTGGTCGCGGGCGCAATAATCCTGTTGGTGGTCGGCTGGGGCGACATTCGCGCCACGGATTGGACCGGGCTGTCACCGCTTGTCTGGGTGGTCCTGCTCTATGTTGCGCTGATCGCCAGTGCCGCTACATTTGTTCTGCTACAATATGCAACGCTACATCTGCCCTCAGCCAAGGTCATGGCCTATACCTACCTGACGCCAAGCTGGGTCATCTTGTGGGAAATTGCGCTGGGCCGTCCGGCACCTAGTGGCATCGTGGCGCTGGGCGTGGTTTGCACCATCTGGGCGCTTTGGTTGCTGCTACGGGAGGGGCGCAGCGCAGTGCCGAATACGCAATCAGGCTAA
- a CDS encoding F0F1 ATP synthase subunit B, with amino-acid sequence MRSVLALALTFGATSPAFAASGPFLSMSNTDFVVTLAFLLFVGILLYAKVPGLLGGQLDARAEGIKKDLEEARALREEAQTILASYERKQQEVQAQADRIVASAREDAAKAADQAKADLEVSIARRMTAAEEQITAAQDSAVKEVRDQAITVAIAAADAVISKQMTATEANKLIDAAIADVDAKLH; translated from the coding sequence ATGCGCTCTGTACTGGCTCTTGCTCTGACCTTTGGTGCCACCAGCCCCGCATTCGCGGCGTCCGGCCCGTTCCTGTCGATGAGCAACACCGACTTTGTCGTTACGCTCGCGTTCCTGCTGTTCGTCGGCATCCTGCTTTATGCAAAGGTGCCCGGTCTGCTGGGTGGCCAGCTGGACGCCCGCGCCGAAGGCATCAAAAAGGACCTCGAAGAGGCCCGTGCCCTGCGTGAAGAAGCCCAGACCATTCTGGCCTCTTACGAACGCAAGCAGCAGGAAGTTCAGGCGCAGGCTGATCGGATCGTTGCGTCGGCGCGTGAAGATGCTGCGAAAGCAGCTGACCAAGCCAAGGCTGACCTGGAAGTCTCGATTGCGCGTCGCATGACCGCTGCCGAGGAACAGATCACAGCGGCGCAGGACTCCGCGGTGAAAGAAGTGCGCGATCAGGCAATCACCGTTGCAATTGCAGCGGCGGATGCGGTGATCTCGAAACAGATGACAGCGACCGAAGCCAACAAGCTGATCGACGCTGCTATCGCCGACGTGGACGCCAAGCTGCACTAA
- a CDS encoding elongation factor G: MRVFTVIGPSHSGKTELAKALATLQEPEQKPQQATGVAELRAFPFMDEAWGVIDIAGGVENLATAGPALAASDAAVVCVSADPSAGVLAAPYLRMVEEAGIPAFLFINRMDQAAGRVADIVAALQTYCRHNIVLRQIPMRTGGEVIGAVDLISERAWKYQEGQPSALVAFPDSIHARERQARGEMLEALADYDDDLLEQLIEDRKPLTEAVYDVATRVLQHNDLIPALLGSALHRNGILRLMKSLRHEAPAVEVAAQRLAADGQPLAVGCIGDLVKHLGKTVVVRALSQPVGAGAQVGGGNLGAMTQLRGEGTAAKTGASAPATGRAAGNGRNPSPSGSGDLAPGDIAQVVKSDHLSLGYAYLENRAAQLPQWAQPRPSSYQRIVTPVHDRDDVRLTAALERIAEIDTGMQVEQDEISGHALLHLQGPLHLRRILGLLSDSFGIEVGDEPVPPALRETITRPVTIHHRHRKQSGGAGQFADVVLSLAPAARGSGFHFTDEVKGGAVPKGYIPSVEAGAREALKAGASGHPVVDVQVTLKDGKHHSVDSSDYAFRTAGKSAVREALAEAGSVVLQPIMRVEIHVPSVFTGGLVPVVSGMQGQILGFAAHPEAAGWDVFETLLPVAVQDQLCSSLASATRGTAWFSSGFDHYEEARRTSSAAGGGR, encoded by the coding sequence CATTCATGGATGAGGCCTGGGGCGTGATTGATATTGCCGGCGGGGTTGAGAACTTGGCGACGGCGGGGCCGGCGTTGGCAGCCAGCGATGCGGCGGTTGTTTGCGTGTCGGCGGATCCATCTGCCGGGGTTTTGGCCGCGCCTTATCTCAGGATGGTCGAAGAGGCGGGTATTCCCGCCTTTCTTTTTATCAACCGTATGGATCAGGCCGCCGGGCGGGTGGCCGATATCGTCGCCGCGCTGCAAACCTATTGTCGGCACAATATCGTCCTGCGCCAGATACCGATGCGGACCGGGGGGGAGGTGATCGGGGCGGTGGATCTGATCTCAGAACGGGCGTGGAAATATCAGGAGGGGCAGCCCTCAGCCCTGGTGGCTTTTCCGGATAGCATCCATGCCCGCGAACGTCAGGCGCGGGGAGAAATGCTGGAAGCGTTGGCTGACTATGACGACGATCTGCTGGAGCAACTGATCGAAGATCGCAAGCCGCTGACAGAAGCGGTCTATGATGTGGCCACCCGCGTCTTGCAGCATAACGATTTGATCCCGGCGCTTTTGGGGTCTGCGCTTCATCGCAACGGGATCCTGCGTCTGATGAAATCCCTGCGCCATGAGGCCCCCGCGGTTGAGGTCGCAGCACAGCGGTTGGCAGCGGACGGGCAGCCTCTGGCAGTAGGGTGTATCGGAGACCTTGTTAAACATCTCGGCAAGACGGTCGTCGTCCGCGCGCTGAGCCAACCGGTGGGAGCGGGGGCGCAGGTTGGAGGTGGCAACCTTGGAGCGATGACGCAGTTGAGGGGGGAGGGTACGGCTGCGAAAACCGGCGCAAGCGCGCCTGCCACCGGGCGCGCTGCTGGCAATGGCCGCAACCCATCCCCCTCCGGTTCTGGTGACCTTGCACCGGGGGATATCGCGCAAGTTGTGAAATCGGATCACCTGAGCCTTGGGTACGCCTATCTGGAAAACCGTGCCGCTCAATTGCCGCAGTGGGCCCAACCGCGCCCGTCAAGCTATCAGCGGATCGTCACGCCCGTGCACGATCGCGATGATGTCCGGCTGACCGCAGCGCTGGAGCGCATTGCTGAGATTGATACCGGCATGCAGGTCGAACAGGATGAGATCAGCGGGCACGCGCTGCTGCACCTGCAAGGGCCGCTGCATCTGCGCCGTATCCTAGGGCTGCTAAGCGACTCGTTCGGTATCGAGGTAGGAGATGAACCTGTTCCGCCCGCCCTGCGGGAGACCATCACGCGACCAGTCACAATCCATCATCGCCACCGTAAACAATCTGGCGGAGCTGGTCAGTTTGCCGATGTGGTGTTGAGCCTTGCGCCAGCCGCGCGCGGGTCGGGTTTCCATTTTACCGATGAGGTCAAAGGCGGTGCGGTGCCAAAGGGCTACATTCCGTCGGTGGAGGCGGGTGCGCGCGAGGCGTTGAAGGCGGGTGCCAGCGGCCATCCTGTTGTCGATGTGCAGGTGACCCTGAAGGATGGCAAGCACCACTCCGTTGACAGTTCTGACTACGCGTTTCGTACGGCGGGCAAATCTGCGGTTCGTGAGGCGCTGGCGGAGGCGGGGTCGGTGGTACTGCAACCCATCATGCGGGTGGAGATCCACGTCCCTTCGGTCTTCACTGGTGGGCTTGTTCCAGTGGTCAGCGGGATGCAGGGGCAGATACTTGGTTTCGCAGCCCACCCCGAGGCCGCAGGCTGGGACGTGTTTGAAACCCTGCTGCCGGTGGCGGTTCAGGACCAGCTCTGTAGCAGCCTTGCCAGCGCAACTCGCGGAACAGCCTGGTTCTCAAGCGGGTTCGATCACTACGAAGAGGCGCGCCGCACATCATCTGCGGCAGGTGGCGGGCGCTGA
- a CDS encoding F0F1 ATP synthase subunit C: MEGELAHIGAGLAGMGTGIAALGVGNVAANFLAGALRNPSAAASQTATLFIGIAFAEALGIFSFLVALLLMFAV; this comes from the coding sequence ATGGAAGGCGAACTCGCACACATCGGCGCTGGCCTGGCTGGCATGGGTACTGGTATTGCTGCACTGGGTGTTGGCAACGTTGCTGCTAACTTCCTGGCAGGCGCTCTGCGCAACCCCTCCGCGGCTGCTTCCCAGACCGCAACCCTCTTCATCGGCATCGCATTTGCAGAAGCTCTGGGCATCTTCTCGTTCCTGGTCGCTCTGCTGCTGATGTTCGCCGTCTAA
- a CDS encoding AtpZ/AtpI family protein codes for MATVSQEPDKQRLAQLEAKLAEARKAQEPKPRVDEHYSTANQAWRMVIELVAGLMIGFGIGYGLDLLLGTIPIFLVLFTMLGLAAGVKTMLRSAQEIQEKKLAEMAEQDAQDRD; via the coding sequence ATGGCGACCGTGTCACAAGAGCCAGACAAGCAGCGCTTGGCGCAGCTAGAGGCCAAGTTGGCAGAGGCGCGTAAGGCCCAAGAGCCCAAGCCGCGCGTGGATGAGCATTATTCGACAGCCAATCAAGCTTGGCGGATGGTGATTGAGTTGGTGGCCGGTCTGATGATCGGCTTTGGTATCGGATACGGGTTGGACCTTCTGCTTGGGACCATACCGATCTTTCTGGTGCTGTTCACGATGCTGGGTCTGGCGGCCGGGGTGAAGACAATGCTCCGCAGCGCGCAAGAGATCCAGGAAAAGAAACTGGCCGAAATGGCCGAACAAGATGCGCAGGACCGGGACTGA
- a CDS encoding prolyl-tRNA synthetase associated domain-containing protein yields MDASSQFQDSLPVSSDKLLAQLDAWGIGFRLHSHVPLRTVEDAKAVEAGFMQAGERALRLKNLYLRDKIKRNHLVSLEQDRDVDLKALAADLGLGKLSFGSAERLLETLGVRPGAVTPLAMVNGVNQDVHFYMDKAAQQADVIYMHPLVNDRTVALTRQAFLEVMDRLSVTITWV; encoded by the coding sequence GTGGACGCATCATCCCAGTTTCAAGACAGCTTGCCTGTTTCTTCCGACAAACTTTTGGCGCAGCTGGATGCGTGGGGCATTGGCTTCCGGCTGCACAGTCATGTGCCACTGCGCACTGTCGAGGACGCGAAGGCGGTTGAAGCGGGCTTCATGCAGGCAGGGGAGCGCGCGCTGCGGCTTAAGAACCTCTACCTGCGGGACAAGATAAAACGCAATCATCTGGTCAGCCTTGAGCAGGACCGCGATGTCGATTTGAAAGCGCTGGCGGCTGATCTGGGACTAGGAAAACTGTCATTTGGATCAGCGGAGCGCCTGCTGGAAACCCTGGGTGTGCGCCCTGGCGCTGTCACTCCACTGGCGATGGTCAACGGGGTCAATCAAGATGTGCACTTCTATATGGACAAGGCTGCGCAGCAGGCGGATGTGATCTACATGCATCCTTTGGTGAATGATCGCACCGTTGCCCTGACGCGACAGGCATTTCTGGAGGTGATGGATCGATTGAGCGTTACAATCACCTGGGTCTGA
- a CDS encoding DMT family transporter, with product MALKYWAAIFVLGIGWGMSFMFNAVLLRELGPLSVSMGRVGFGALGCWIYVVAARKRVPDQPRRWLALFGFGVLSYAAPFAFYALGQQHIASGVAGILNAFTPALAVMVAHFWPGGERATWQKSLGVVFGFLGILVLSWPLLHGGRQSEVWAVLVTLCAPLCYAFSVNIARQFRDIDPVVLVAVALTGATAAITPLAIWAEGLPVITRLETWGALFIIGFILTSAAFILFYWVLPRVGPTNITLPTLIAPVSALAMGAWILQEPLKLEHLTGMSLILIGLALIDGRLLRKIRRRPAL from the coding sequence ATGGCATTGAAATACTGGGCGGCGATCTTTGTACTTGGGATCGGCTGGGGCATGTCCTTCATGTTCAATGCTGTTTTACTGCGCGAGCTGGGACCATTGTCGGTGTCCATGGGGCGGGTTGGCTTTGGTGCGCTGGGATGTTGGATCTATGTCGTGGCGGCGCGTAAGCGGGTGCCGGACCAACCACGGCGTTGGCTGGCGCTTTTTGGTTTTGGTGTCCTGAGCTATGCGGCGCCCTTTGCCTTCTACGCGCTGGGACAGCAGCATATTGCCAGCGGCGTGGCCGGGATCCTCAATGCGTTTACCCCGGCGCTTGCTGTTATGGTGGCGCATTTCTGGCCGGGTGGAGAGCGGGCGACCTGGCAGAAGTCACTGGGCGTGGTTTTCGGCTTTCTTGGTATTCTAGTCTTGTCGTGGCCGCTGCTGCATGGCGGACGCCAGTCCGAGGTCTGGGCTGTGCTCGTTACGCTTTGTGCGCCGTTGTGTTACGCGTTTTCGGTCAATATTGCCCGCCAGTTTCGTGACATCGATCCAGTGGTCCTTGTCGCTGTTGCCTTGACCGGGGCCACTGCGGCCATCACGCCGCTGGCGATTTGGGCTGAAGGTCTGCCGGTGATCACCCGATTGGAGACTTGGGGCGCGTTGTTCATCATCGGTTTCATCCTGACGTCCGCAGCTTTCATCCTGTTCTATTGGGTGCTGCCTCGGGTTGGGCCGACCAATATCACCCTGCCAACGCTGATCGCGCCGGTTTCCGCCCTGGCGATGGGGGCCTGGATCTTGCAGGAGCCGCTCAAACTGGAGCACCTGACAGGGATGAGCCTGATCCTGATCGGACTGGCGCTGATCGATGGTCGCCTGCTGCGTAAAATTCGGCGGCGACCGGCCCTCTGA